In Desulfosediminicola ganghwensis, a single window of DNA contains:
- a CDS encoding MoaD/ThiS family protein, producing MSVVTVTFKLSEAAPVSLAIDTPQPLQSVLEEAARKADIVLGGFIAVCNGRVITGEELVSEDDAVDVFPAISGG from the coding sequence ATGAGCGTGGTAACTGTTACCTTCAAACTCAGCGAGGCGGCACCTGTCTCGCTGGCTATCGATACGCCGCAGCCGCTGCAGTCTGTTCTCGAAGAGGCGGCGCGTAAGGCAGACATTGTGCTGGGCGGTTTTATTGCCGTCTGCAACGGCCGGGTGATTACCGGTGAAGAACTGGTGTCTGAAGACGATGCTGTCGATGTCTTTCCTGCTATTTCGGGAGGCTGA